One genomic segment of Candidatus Hydrogenedens sp. includes these proteins:
- a CDS encoding site-2 protease family protein yields the protein MADRILQILVQYICLLFCLSAHEAAHAAAADRFGDHTARMLGRLTLNPIKHADPLGTFILPLMMMITQFPFLFGWAKPVPVNIRNLRNPRLHSVFVAIAGPSANLLLAIIFTFVLRLTVIINGISTPDEMFASPACLVSISIVMINLVLLLFNCIPLPPLDGHHVLNYFLPPEGQRFLQQMGPFGLIIAITLGSRIISPPLHYIAGFLLTFGLTGFNLL from the coding sequence GTGGCTGACCGTATTCTACAAATATTAGTCCAATATATATGTTTGCTATTCTGTCTGTCGGCACATGAAGCGGCACATGCGGCTGCTGCAGACCGATTTGGCGACCATACTGCGCGAATGTTAGGACGATTAACATTAAACCCTATAAAGCATGCAGATCCCTTAGGCACTTTTATTTTGCCCTTAATGATGATGATAACACAATTCCCATTTCTTTTTGGATGGGCAAAACCTGTTCCTGTAAACATTAGGAATTTAAGAAATCCGAGACTACATTCGGTTTTTGTTGCTATTGCAGGACCTTCCGCAAATTTGTTATTAGCTATCATATTTACTTTTGTTTTAAGATTGACCGTTATAATAAACGGCATTTCAACCCCGGACGAAATGTTTGCCTCGCCAGCCTGTTTGGTATCTATTTCAATTGTAATGATAAATCTTGTTTTACTTTTATTTAATTGTATTCCATTGCCCCCTCTGGATGGACATCATGTTTTAAATTATTTTCTCCCTCCGGAAGGACAGAGATTTTTACAACAAATGGGACCCTTCGGACTTATTATTGCAATAACTTTAGGTTCACGAATTATTTCACCTCCTTTGCATTATATAGCAGGTTTTTTACTCACTTTCGGATTGACAGGCTTTAATCTACTATAA